The Gadus chalcogrammus isolate NIFS_2021 chromosome 16, NIFS_Gcha_1.0, whole genome shotgun sequence DNA window AATCTAAATGAACTCAACACTCGGGTTGTTGTTATGATTTGGAAGTTATGGACAGAGGCTACCGCGTGTAGTTTTAGTAACGCTTATTTGCGCTACTTTATTTTGCATTAATGTTATGtttataaaatatgtatttgataaatatatattttatacattatgatatataatataaaatggaACAAACTACTCCGACTTTGCTCATAATTTCCAACAGACATTTATGCGTGACGGGTGAATTAGTCTGTGACGAATACGTCCCCCGTCTGCGAGCAGGTAAAGCCACGTCTGCCAGTCGCGCTTAAACCAAAAAACCGCACAACTTTTTACGACAGCAGAATGCCCTGGAATGCTGGATGCGGAGGGTCTGCATCTGGTTGCAGCGAGGGAGTTATGTAAGAGCAGGGGGCGCATAGCCAACGCACAACGTCATGCTCGCACAAGTCTCAACGCTGACATTAGGGGGAATCCTGTCTCTTCTCATTAACGTTACACTGGCCCCCCAAAAAATGCACTGGTGTACCGTCCACAGCGCTGGAACTCTGCCATACTTCACTGCTCTTGTGGAAAAAACGTGGTCCCGAGTTTTATATTCATCTCGGTAACGTCAACATCTGGTCCTACTTTCTTTTCTGACCATTTGTCAAAATGACTGAATTTCAGTCTAATTTCATACTGGTTTGAAGTTTAGCAGTCATGTGCACATCAGTGGAACAACAAGCAGCAGTCACTTGTGGCAAAGCAATGCTTGAATATCAGGCGCATCAACGCTGCAAAACAAGTGAATAGAAAAATGAGAATCTTTATTTAAAGAATAAACTAATAAATGGGAAACAGATCGTGATTTAAAAGGGACTGTAACATGATAGGTATCTCAGCAGAATGTACAGGACAGTCGTATCAATTCAAATTAGTTGAATATTATTTTGTAGGCAGTGTGCAGTGTTCCAAGTTCTTCAGGAAAATAACATATATCTTACCAAACTTATCTtctctatcttatcttatcatataaaaagcacaaaaaataaaagctgTTCAAATGTTGTATTTGAAAACAAcagcttttattttttgtgcttTTTATATGATGAGGTATTGATGATGAGGTATTAACAGTATGAAAAGAGTACTTTATGTATAATgctatttatatttgtttgttcTCCCCAGACTCGCAGTTCCCGATAGACATCAGTCCAGTGAAGAGAGATCATGACTTCCTAGAGAAGGACCTGGTTGAACCCCTTTGCAGGTGAGTCAGTCCTCTCGTTTTCTGGGCCCCGCCAACTATAACAAAAGATCAGAGATTCAGAGTCTGGTGTCGGTGGCTCGAGTCGTGCTCGGCCTGAAATGGAAAAACACATATACTGCCAGAACCCATAGTGACCAACAGAAAACCGTCCAACACAGTGACTCCCGTAGCAACTGCCTTTATGGTATCTTCATGGATTCTCTGTCTTCAATCAACGTCCATAAATATCAGCTCAAACCCACTTGTGGATTCGTTATCTGCTGATTGATGGAGGTGATCGTAATTGGTTTAGGGTGGATGATGCAACCCTGCCCCGTCTCTGAAGACAGCTCAGACGGATGAATTATGAAGTGAAACTTAGTCGAACTTCATGAGGCTTATCAGACTAGCCTTTAGTTGGCCGCCACTTCAGATCAAAGAGCAGCGGGATGATATCGGCTTGGGTTAGCTCGAGATCTACGTCCCCCCTAGTTGCTTATCGCTAAGTCACATCCAGACATCAGGCTGGCAGACTGGAAGCTGATAACCTTTACGGAGACCAGACAACAAAACCACAATGAAAAGCCTTCTGTGTATTAGCATGGAGCTGGAATGTACAGGGTAAAcggtgttgttgttgctgttgttgaaaTAGGATAGCTGGTATCCCCGCAGACCAGACAGCGTACTAGCACCGTAGGGCCTCACCAATACTCAAGGGTCAGGATAGTGTCGTGCTGATGAGATTGTTTGACTCCCAGACTGCATGTTCTGGGTTTGAGTCCCCAGTGTCCAGAGTCTAGCTGTTGGCGCCTTAGAGCGTGATGCCCCCTAACCTCTGACTGCGCCTTAACGACATGTATCTGAATCAAGTGTGAGTAGCTGTGGACAATAGCATCTGCTGATGTTTCGCTGATAAGGACTAGACTAGTGACGTTTTAgttataataaataatgatttggtctatatttatattcaatTGTAATACCGTAAGAGGGGAGGGGGCTACAGTAACTATGGAAACCCTCCTAAGAACGAAGCAGGACCCACTTGACTTGAGCTCTTTTATTGGTTCCCCCCTGTGAACCAATAGGAACGTGTTGTATCGGACCCTGGCTGTTTAGCTTATTTTTGGTATTTGGTTGAGATGTACTGAAGGCTCATGCGGCACAGTTAAGTCCTTAACTTAAGTTATCAGACTGTTACTTATTAATGTCTTATCACAATGGCACGTTGCACCATTAGGCTGTGTGTTTCCCTTATTAATTAAAATGAAGCCATTCAAATGGATATCATCTTTATCTTTATTGCCttcatcaaaataaaacatgcatCATCCCTAATATTCCCCATTAGAGAAATCGGTAAAAGCGTACACATTCAGAGGTTTTCCCTCAATGTCGGACTCGTTTTGGTCTTGGTATCTGATCTTTGTGTTACAGAGGTTCCCCTGTGGGGATGTCCTCTGGTCTACAGCAACGATGCAACCAAGACACACGGGGGCCTGGCTTGGGTCTTTTGTCCATAGAACAGCCCTGAATCTGCTTCTAACTGAGCAAAGAGAGTCATTATGTCATTAAAGTCCCACAAATAAGGCCCTTATTTGTCCTGGATCCCCTCACTGGCTGGAGCCACTTCCTCCATGCATGCCCTCATCTTTCCCCCAGGTTTCCAGGCGGTTCTTCAGGCCTATTTTCAGGCCTTTACTCTGTTCGTTCCACATACTCTGATCAGCCACAGACCTCTAATCACTAGGTCCCTTTCCTCTGCCTGCTGTCCTTTTGTTTATAGAGAAGATATTtcaacgggggaggggggggggggggggggggggaaacagacCTGACCTGAAAAGATTTTTGTTtagatttatttgtattatttatttgtgaCAGTAACAGCCAAGACCAACTGCCAACAGTTTATAGTTCACTCCTCTGAGTGGCCGTTCCCACGGAGTGCATCCATTTCCCTGTAAAAATTGCTCATCTCAGTACCTCTATGTAGGCCAAGTGCTAACTGAAACATAAAATTATGTTCCGGAAAGCATATTTTAGTGTTCAGGGGAAAAAGGGGGCGAAAACAGTTAGGAAAAACATCACTGAGCCCGGGAATAGCTGGAGTGTAAATATAGGCTGCCGCACAGCCTATTAGCGCGGCATGAGGAATCGCTCCTGCTCAAACCCACCACGGACCACCCTTCCACCGCCACAATCATTTAACGGTAATGGGCAGCGATGGGTCCCAGAGATCGGACACCAGCGGCGGTCCTGTGGCTGAGGTCTGGTCTGTGGTGGGCAGTGGAAACTCATCTGTTTTCCTACAACCAGCTCCACTTCAGCTATGCTTGTCAGAACCATTTGTCTCCCCGGCGAACTGACAGGGATATTTCTTATATCCCTTTCTTATCGCTTTCTTAATTTCTGTGGGAGAAGAACGGCAAGGTGGAATCGAGTGGATTATTCTTTTTagggtttgattgattgatttaaccttcattttttaaatgtttgtttgaattgttttttttccaggcGTCTGATCACCTTGAACAAGTGTGCCTCTATGAAACTTGATGTTAATCTCCCAAGGAAAAAGGTAAGAGTCAACAGTTTGCTCTTTTCAGCGGCCACATAAATTACAACAATATACttaaattaataataacaacaacacattTTTCTACCAAATGTACGGGTCAGCAACGGGTGACCCAGGCGATTGTCTCAGGGGATTTGTCGTCCGTCGGTCTGGTTGCGGAATCTGGCTTCCATTGTGTTGCTAATAATGTTCTTGACATTTATGTTATTGTAGTACAATGCTCATATTTTACTtatattgtaattattttaaGAGAAGATAAGTTAAGATACTTTATCTAAACCAGACGTCAAATGTGAATGCCACGGGAGAATGTGCAGTGCAgcattaaaatgaaaaaaagaatatatataattaataaaaaaagtcTATGTAAAACTGTCTATGTATATAACCTAACAAACTCCTTTGGTCCTCCTGCAAATCTTTTATCATTCATAGGATTATCCTGAGCTTGCCCAGTACTTTAAACCTTTTTTTCTGTTGTGGAAAATACTAAGATAATACCCCTGAATCCTGTCCAGCCACATTCTGTGCTACCTGAGAGGGTAGCATTGTGTCCATAGCCCCTGAAATATACACTGCTATATTTCAAGATCTTTGTTGGGTCTATCTGGCTGGAAACTATGTATGGGATTCACGTGTCTTGGATTATATCACCGCAGTAAAGTAAGGGGTTAATCTCAGCGTTTAAATTCAGAACAGACACATCCCCAGGCTATAGGTGTAGCGTGTGTGATGTAACGCAGGTTGAATCTCAGCACATTCCAACTCACCCACACCTTGCAAACATCAGCATCAAAAGCGACACGCGGCAATAAAACCCAAAGCACCAAATTTGAAGGATTAATGCATAAATAAAAGGAACAAAGGGAATCTAACTTTATATGACTAAGCTGAACCTGCCCGAATGTGAGGATAAAGCTGAAGCCGACCAAATGTGATCATAAAAATGTCAAACATACATTAAACATAGATGAGGACAATGGTAAAAAGGTTTTAGCAATTTCCTGCTGTGACACCTGAATCTTCCTCCCTGGTTAGTGGCATGTTACTCTGTCTTGTAAATTCTTACCTGTCTGATACGCGATGAAGCTGGTCTGATTCTTCTTCGGTGGTGTCTCCCAGAGTGAAGATTCAGACGAGGAGGACGTGTTCGCCATCAGCGACCGATGGACCTTTGAGTGGACCAGCCGCAGGTGGTCCCGCCTCCAGGACATAGACGGTTTCCTCGGCaaccagggggaggggcttcccaacggcgggggcggggctcccCTGAAGGCGGCCACCAGCAGCGAGAGCGTTCTGACCGACCTCAGCGAGCCCGAGGTGTCGTCGCTGCACAGCGAGAGCAGCGGCGGCAGCGCCCCGACCGGGGGGGGGCCCAGCACCGAGGACTCGGACGGCTCCAACCAGACGGGCTCCGACTCGGCCGCCATGCCGGACCCCACCGCCGTCGGCCTGTCCCACATCGCCAGGGACGGCACCGGCTACGGCTCCCTGCCCCGGAGGCACGCCCGGCTGGGACGCACGCGCGCCAAAGACTTCCTGAAGCGCATGGAGACACTGCGGTCCCGGGGGGCTCTGACCGGCAGCCGCAAAACGCCGTCGATAGGCGCCCCCGTTCTGCAGGACCCCCCGCCGGGGCTGACGAGCGTCCGATGCGTGGAGATCGTCGACGGGGAGatgccgccgccgtcgccgccgccgctgccgcatccgccgccgccgccgccttcgGGGGTCCGGACGGCGACCTCCCAGTCGACCAGCGAGGGCAGCAGCTGCGCCTCCAGCGGCAGCGCGGCCAGCACCCCCAGCCTGAAGGAGCGCAAGGCCACGCGGGCGGACCACAAGCGCAGCGGCATGTACCTGGAGGACCTGGACATCTTCTCCTCGGCCGGCCAGGTGAAGAGGGTCGCCGAGCAGAACCGCCGCAACGAGTTCTGCTCCCACGAGGACCTGGTGGTCCACATCCCCAAGGACCACAAGCCCGGGACCTTCCCCAAAGCCCTGTCCATCGAGAGCCTGTCGCCCACCGtgagcgccgccgccgcgaTCCCCAACGGCAAAGTCGCCCCGACGAACTGGCACCAGGCGGGCGTCCGCCTCGTCTccccggcggcggcgttggcggcgCCCGCCCCCGGCACCAAGGAGCCGCGGCCCATGACGCAGTGCTGCTCCCGGGGCAGCCGCATCAGCGTGTACGACAACGTGCCCGGGTCCCACCTGTACGCCAGCACGGGGGACCTGATCGACATGGAGAAGGAGGACCTATTCCCCCACCTGGACGACATCCTGCTCCACGTCAACGGCCTGCAGCAGATCGTGGACCGCTGGTCCCAGAACGTGCTCCCCGCGGCCGAGGCCAAGAGCCAGGGGGGCGTCCGGGGAGGAGGGGACGCCGGCTCGGGGCCGCAGTCCTCCGGGAGGATCGCTCTGGACTTTGAGGCGGACGCGGCGACGGAGGGCCAGCGCACGCCCGGCAACGGAGAGCGGGACCAGGTGTCGCTGGCGGAGCTGGAGGGGAGCCGGGTCCGGGAGCGACGGGACTCCGGGGTCGGGGCGTCGCTGACCAGACCCAGACGGTAAGCGCCGCGCGCTGGATCGAGGAAACTATGCTGAAGAGTGACAGGTGGACACCTGATACAAATCAATACATCGACCATTACAATGGCTGCTGATGTATGTTGGCACAGCTTCTGTTTAAGAATGATCAatcaggcccaatcccatttctacccctttccccttacccctcccccttgttttgaaggggtaagggtaagggggaaggggtagaaatgggattgggacTTAATGAATGAAGAGTCAAATCACTTTGGACAATCGGCCAATCAGAAAGAGCCGTCGATTGTTCCACAAGAGAAGAGATTATGCGGTACCTTGATTTGAAGGTTGAACCTGCAAATGTCGCTCTAATATTCCCCTGTGTGTTATAgtttctctcttttgttccCTCCCTGTAGGTTACGATGGCCAAGCTTCCAGATAGCCAATCGGCTCAGCCTCTCGGTGGCGTCCCTGCAGATCACCAACCAATCAGCAGGCCAGCTGAGTCTGCTGCAGAAGTTCTCTCTGCTCCGCCTGACGGCCACCATGGAGAAATACTCCATGTCCAACCGCCACGGCTGGACCTGGTGAGGCACCGAGCACATCACCTCacacttcagccaatcagaaatatTCAGGGGGATTCATTTGTTTTGTCCTGAATCTGAAAAACAGGATCCCATCTCAATGAGAGTGCCCTAGCTGCTTAAAAACATGTTAATGCTATTTCTAATAGCTATTAGAAAAAGGTCTACAAAGATGCATTCGATTAAATCGATTAGTAAAGTAAGTAAAAGAGTAAGCAACTTGTGCTTTACCAGAGACGTTGAGATGTTTTTTAAACACAGGTATGTCTCAGCAGCCGAAGTATTGTGCGTCCAGACGGTTAACGACTTGGTTTGTGCGCTGGACTGCTTCCCCGCAGGTCCGTGCCAAAGTTCATGAAGCGGATGAAGGTACCGGACTACAAGGACAAGAACGTGTTTGGGGTCCCCCTCATCGTGCACGTGCAGCGGTCGGGTCAGCCGCTGCCCCTCAGCCTGCAGCAGGCCCTGCGGTACCTGAGGAGCCAGTGTCTCGACCAGGTCGGTGCCCCCGTAGTGGCCCTGGGAGGGGACAGCCCTGACCTGCGGCACCAAACACCGTATTTTTCCTGCTTGGAAGACGCATACAAATCTATTTCTATTCATACTTTGCACGTGACGTCACGACGACTTGTTAATCAACCCATTCTTGAAAAAAAGTTAGCTATCCGTACTTTTGAAGGCTTTCATTTCACGGTATAAGGTGATGGATTCTCTATAAGATAAATGTAAATATCTCAAAACTCTGGTCGAGACGTTGCCAACTTCAAAGCAATGAACGCATCAGCGAGTGCTGTGTATGGATCACAAGTTTATCTTTAGAGTATGTTTATCCTTTCTTGATATTTAATTTGAACATTTATGATCTATAGTTGATGGATTGTAGTATTGGAAATCTGCAAGGCTGCAATTCCCCTGGCTGGCCGCTGTTCGCCGCCATTTTTTCGGCGTCTGTTGCCCTCCAGGTAGCCATGGTAGTCACGTGACCGCAAAGTATGAATAAGAGCATTTTATAATCTGAGGAGTCTTTTTATTATCTGAATTATTGTTTTCAAATCACCCCAAACTAACCAGTATTCCCTGGCAGGGGTCTTCCCTGACCCATACCACATTATAACAGTTGTTTTAGTATCGGCTTTTAGGACTAAAAGACATCTAATGTATTGCTTGAAGTGGCAAACGAACAGTCTTACTGTGCATAACCAGTATGCTAATAGATCAAGTTCAGTCATTCTGTGTCACGTGTCAAAACCAACCGGCGTGCGTTAGTAAGCTCGTGATCCCCAGACCCACAGCGGGCTAGCTTGTCCCGCTAACCAGCTCTGTTTGGCTTTCTAGGTGGGCTTGTTTCGTAAGTCGGGGGTGAAGTCTCGGATCCAGGCTCTGCGGCAAATGACCGAGAACTCCCCGGACAACGTCAACTACCAGGACCAGTCGGCCTACGACGTGGCCGACATGGTGAAGCAGTTCTTCAGAGACCTCCCGGAACCGCTGCTGACCAGCAAGCTAGGGGAGACCTTCCTCCATATCTACCAGTGTGAGTGTCCAGGGGGGGGCCGGCTTCCTCTCAACCCTGAAGTCGTTCGATTGTTGTTCAGAGTCAGACTTGTGTAACACGTGGACAAAGTGCAATCAAACACTGACCCCGGCTCGCAATCTTTTTGTTGCCCAACCAGCATGTGCTCATGCTCAGTAGTCTCGACTTCAGTCATTATGTCAAAagaagcagatgcttttatttgtttattactTTTCATACATGTATTTCATAAGGGTTCGggcttcttgctcaaggacgcctacAGTTCGATGGGGGACCTTGGGGTTTGAACACCGAACCTTTCATCTGTAACTAGTTATCCCCCAGTGTGGTCATTGTTTTCCTGTGTGGTGTGAGACAGTCCGGCTTTAACTGTCTTCCCCCAtgtgtgtcctctcctcccagatGTCTCCAAGGACCAGCGGCTTCAGGCCGTTCAGGCGGCCATCATGCTGATGTCGGACGAGAACCGCGAGGTGCTGCAGACGCTGCTCTGCTTCCTCAGCGATGTCACTTCCTCCGTGGAGGAGAACCAGATGACCCCCATGAACATCGCCGTGTGCCtggccccctccctcttccacctcAACCTCCTGAAGAAGGACAACCTCTCCCCCCGGTGAGATAAAGCCCCCTAACCTAACCCCCTGTCAGACCCCCCTAACATCCCAGTAGTGCTTCATCCTGCCCGGGCGGAGACAGACACCTCCCAAGTCTCTTTCATCCTCCTCTCAGCTCCGTCCCTTCCACTTATCCCTGCTCTGTTTGTGAGCGACCCAGAGGTATGTAGCGTGTGTATATCGTACTAGAAGCTCCTAGCTCTTAAAGGCAATCACCCACCCAGCCAGCCAACCCCCTGTTAAAACCCACCTTCATAATGATGCCCACCCTCATCCCACCAAGCGGACGTGTAAACCGCGCTGGTGAGTCACATCGGCCCGAGGTGCCGTTGTGTGTTTGAGGTTTAAGGGTGTTTCCACGGACCTGGTTTTGAAGAGCGCTTTGCAGGGCTTTATGAGGCCGGGCTGGGTCTGGCCAGAGCCAGCAGGGGCTGATGAACCACGTTGTGATGGTTTCTGGAAGCATCAAAGCCCTGCCCTGCTGTGAGCTGGGGGCTTGGGGACAGGAGATGGTGCGTTTAGGCAGGCGACAGAGTCTACTTTAATGACGGCAGTCTGCTGTCCGGTTTATGAGCTCAACCTTAACGCAGACGCTTTCTTGGGGCTGGCGTTGTTCTggtcttgttttgtttattcTCTTTATGTGTTTTCGAGGATATTCTTTCAGGCTGTAACTGTGATGAAGGACAACCTGTAACTGGGGTAAAGGACGTAGTTaagctgtgatgaaggacagactaactgtgataaaggacacgACTGCCAAGGGGAGACTGTAGCTGTTATGAACTGTTTTATTCTGTCTTTGGTTATCTTCAACGAGACAAAAATCGAAATGGATTTTAATCAATACAATAAgtagacaaaaaaatattgatccATTGACTTTCAGATGTTTTGAGATGCTACGGTTTGGTGACCTTAGTGGTCATGTAAACTGGCAGAAAGGAGTATATTAATAACGACCGTAACCTGGTTGCTCTGCGTCACTGGATCTGGCTGTGCTTGTCAACGTGTTGGGTGATGAAGGAACATGTAGGTGAAGGTTGGCCTGCTTGTCTCCAGGGCCTTGCAGAAGAAGTACGCCACGGGCCGACCGGACCAGAAGGACCTGAACGAGAACCTGGCGGCGACGCAGGGCCTCGCTCACATGATCACGGAGTGCAACCGTCTGTTCGAGGTACCGCCGCACTTACTCTTCATATTAAGTATTTTTATCAAGACGGGGCTTACAGTGATTTCAGAGATAGGCAGATAGAGGTCATGCATGGtcattttatccaaagtgactttacAGAAAATCCAGCTACAGGAAGGTCATTAAGTGGCAGGCTGAAAATATACCGAAGTACGGAAGCTAACGTCATAGAAAGAGGTATAATGCTGCCCCCTATAGTCCACACCATGA harbors:
- the stard13b gene encoding stAR-related lipid transfer protein 13 isoform X1; this encodes MEPQLTPEGRGPPLSPGMARPPGTVFSKQGLRQDRPVAWDPASSERIPVECDQNGPAATALEPAHGVPMPQLQGSEVSDDGHLELIEPALVEVDRTAVIHEGGSSTLQPNAAPPLVVLSDDLGLLSTLFGSDEELPKPGVAPEGPEDVIKGRPNSTTTVEGGNQDQFGPLLKSDVFGDLTPKDTQASVPLPPQATPLTATAQNHSDTGPRFIDLPRIVKLKPSSITFSDYRSPDYTESDYNRAEYTCNSCRPVFFNFSSDGGGSSQEEENNDDDEEEDGDDDEDHGDEDVFLDHGASPRCRGAGRERRRRKQSKEVPSGAGRRPAERKTDCNGSPWCESMSQLMKKLDQLNVDIEEALSAGSSPSHTPAPARRRQVVNTAGSGAGVRRASAKTVLDRADPEEGLSPDGPPRCRHAPAAPSRTRSRRTTMFSKTTSAGSEIEAKEACDWLRAAGFPQYAQLFEDSQFPIDISPVKRDHDFLEKDLVEPLCRRLITLNKCASMKLDVNLPRKKSEDSDEEDVFAISDRWTFEWTSRRWSRLQDIDGFLGNQGEGLPNGGGGAPLKAATSSESVLTDLSEPEVSSLHSESSGGSAPTGGGPSTEDSDGSNQTGSDSAAMPDPTAVGLSHIARDGTGYGSLPRRHARLGRTRAKDFLKRMETLRSRGALTGSRKTPSIGAPVLQDPPPGLTSVRCVEIVDGEMPPPSPPPLPHPPPPPPSGVRTATSQSTSEGSSCASSGSAASTPSLKERKATRADHKRSGMYLEDLDIFSSAGQVKRVAEQNRRNEFCSHEDLVVHIPKDHKPGTFPKALSIESLSPTVSAAAAIPNGKVAPTNWHQAGVRLVSPAAALAAPAPGTKEPRPMTQCCSRGSRISVYDNVPGSHLYASTGDLIDMEKEDLFPHLDDILLHVNGLQQIVDRWSQNVLPAAEAKSQGGVRGGGDAGSGPQSSGRIALDFEADAATEGQRTPGNGERDQVSLAELEGSRVRERRDSGVGASLTRPRRLRWPSFQIANRLSLSVASLQITNQSAGQLSLLQKFSLLRLTATMEKYSMSNRHGWTWSVPKFMKRMKVPDYKDKNVFGVPLIVHVQRSGQPLPLSLQQALRYLRSQCLDQVGLFRKSGVKSRIQALRQMTENSPDNVNYQDQSAYDVADMVKQFFRDLPEPLLTSKLGETFLHIYQYVSKDQRLQAVQAAIMLMSDENREVLQTLLCFLSDVTSSVEENQMTPMNIAVCLAPSLFHLNLLKKDNLSPRALQKKYATGRPDQKDLNENLAATQGLAHMITECNRLFEIPHEMVTQSRNSYVEADLHAPTLSELCRLLEEDDGSLPTHMETRLQSLLREARERSKYWVSCSSSDNTELCYKKVGDGNPLRRWRVSVEVEAPPSVVLNRVLRERHLWDVDLLQWKVTETLDRQTEVFQYVLNRMPPHPSRDFVVIRSWRTDLAKGACSLVSASVEREDSPLLGGVRAVVLESAYLLEPCGSGKSRLTHICRVDLKGRTPDWYNKVFGHICAAEVARIRNSFQPIIADGPETKI
- the stard13b gene encoding stAR-related lipid transfer protein 13 isoform X2, translated to MKLDVNLPRKKSEDSDEEDVFAISDRWTFEWTSRRWSRLQDIDGFLGNQGEGLPNGGGGAPLKAATSSESVLTDLSEPEVSSLHSESSGGSAPTGGGPSTEDSDGSNQTGSDSAAMPDPTAVGLSHIARDGTGYGSLPRRHARLGRTRAKDFLKRMETLRSRGALTGSRKTPSIGAPVLQDPPPGLTSVRCVEIVDGEMPPPSPPPLPHPPPPPPSGVRTATSQSTSEGSSCASSGSAASTPSLKERKATRADHKRSGMYLEDLDIFSSAGQVKRVAEQNRRNEFCSHEDLVVHIPKDHKPGTFPKALSIESLSPTVSAAAAIPNGKVAPTNWHQAGVRLVSPAAALAAPAPGTKEPRPMTQCCSRGSRISVYDNVPGSHLYASTGDLIDMEKEDLFPHLDDILLHVNGLQQIVDRWSQNVLPAAEAKSQGGVRGGGDAGSGPQSSGRIALDFEADAATEGQRTPGNGERDQVSLAELEGSRVRERRDSGVGASLTRPRRLRWPSFQIANRLSLSVASLQITNQSAGQLSLLQKFSLLRLTATMEKYSMSNRHGWTWSVPKFMKRMKVPDYKDKNVFGVPLIVHVQRSGQPLPLSLQQALRYLRSQCLDQVGLFRKSGVKSRIQALRQMTENSPDNVNYQDQSAYDVADMVKQFFRDLPEPLLTSKLGETFLHIYQYVSKDQRLQAVQAAIMLMSDENREVLQTLLCFLSDVTSSVEENQMTPMNIAVCLAPSLFHLNLLKKDNLSPRALQKKYATGRPDQKDLNENLAATQGLAHMITECNRLFEIPHEMVTQSRNSYVEADLHAPTLSELCRLLEEDDGSLPTHMETRLQSLLREARERSKYWVSCSSSDNTELCYKKVGDGNPLRRWRVSVEVEAPPSVVLNRVLRERHLWDVDLLQWKVTETLDRQTEVFQYVLNRMPPHPSRDFVVIRSWRTDLAKGACSLVSASVEREDSPLLGGVRAVVLESAYLLEPCGSGKSRLTHICRVDLKGRTPDWYNKVFGHICAAEVARIRNSFQPIIADGPETKI